A single genomic interval of Spinacia oleracea cultivar Varoflay chromosome 6, BTI_SOV_V1, whole genome shotgun sequence harbors:
- the LOC110795510 gene encoding pEARLI1-like lipid transfer protein 1: MASRALSSIAIFLCLNLVFFTMVSSHSVPCPPPPSCNRCTPQPPSHGGQGGNPPPGSPSHGGQGGNPPMSPTPPSKGNCPIDILKLGVCANVLGGLLGVVIGSPPQSQCCTLLQGLADLDAAVCLCTAIKANILGINLNVPISLTLLLNQCGKTNTSGFKCT, encoded by the coding sequence ATGGCATCAAGAGCTTTGTCATCAATTGCTATCTTCCTATGCCTCAACCTAGTGTTTTTCACTATGGTAAGTTCCCATTCTGTCCCctgtccaccaccaccatcatgtAATAGATGTACTCCACAACCACCTAGCCACGGTGGCCAAGGAGGGAACCCACCACCAGGGTCGCCTAGCCACGGTGGACAAGGAGGGAACCCACCAATGTCTCCAACACCACCATCAAAAGGAAACTGCCCCATTGATATTCTAAAGTTAGGGGTGTGTGCCAATGTGTTAGGTGGCTTGCTCGGAGTTGTTATTGGAAGTCCACCACAGAGTCAATGTTGCACTCTTCTTCAAGGGTTGGCTGATCTTGATGCAGCAGTTTGTCTTTGCACCGCTATTAAAGCTAATATCTTAGGGATTAATCTCAATGTCCCTATCTCTTTGACTTTGTTGCTCAATCAGTGTGGCAAAACTAATACCTCCGGCTTCAAATGCACTTAA